Genomic window (Zingiber officinale cultivar Zhangliang chromosome 2B, Zo_v1.1, whole genome shotgun sequence):
attttgtatgccacgttagtgtagacgtatacaaattcaaacatttgtaagaggaggattttatccattaattatcttgtcatcctaactttatgacaaataaaagtatctcaaataccgtgaattttgtatgccacgttagtgtggacgtatacaaattcaaacatttgtaagaggggctttacccattaattttattatcttgtcaacctagctttatgacaaattaatagttggtttttcttcgatcacactgttaactctccgcaagtgtacataaatgtcgtaagtaataataaaagatatcgtatccacagggactggaataagcactaaagatgtctcaatgcgaattagctaaataactaatcaattggttttcaaaagctaagtatgactaagaaatgtaaacaaagaaatgaaagaataaaaaacaagaataagggcaatgacaaaggtatgttctaggagttttggtttctttgtaaggttcttcaatgtaaacGATCTACCGAATCCTATTCCTCAATTGACCATCATTTGTAAAAGGTTGCCCCTCTTGTAATAggcaaccggcctaggactgaaatctatacctaaacgtGATCAATTAGAAATGAATCTCTGTTGTCCTTACACgtgcttgcctgtcacgtgcgtccctcggataatcaacatagaattcatcaTTCCTCgaccgcatcaagatataatatataaacacatacaatctatcctaccctcttgaaatacctaatatCCCCTTCGAGATTACCCCTCAAActtccttacacgggcatgttcctgtcactaacgtccctcggaaaatcgaatgggAAGCAgtccatacaagatccacaagatattcaaacattcaatcaagcatggtaattaagccctaatcacaacgatccacacaagaaagaatagatacaaacagggcaaaatcatagaaataggaaattggcaaatccacaagatttttacatcaaatctccattgcaaatactccctccatccgagGACCAGGTGGGGGAAGTCCAaggagaccagctagcagctcggcgctgttatgtggaaatggtccgctTTGAAGCCCGAGCCGCACGGAAGacaccccggatcgaggtaaacgctattaccgagaaacctcctactttagtttatgaggagaaagaggaagtacagattcaTCCCTGCCGACCGGAGGCTACCACCTTTATAGCACCTGGATGGGGAACGAAGGAAGGAGCTCATCCAGTGCCTTCAacaaaaccatgatgtcttcgcatGGTCTACACACGAACTGCCTGGTATTTCCCCAAGCATAGCTCAGCATGAGCTCTACGTTCGACCGGACGCCCGACCAATAAAGCAACGGAAAAGAGACTTCAGTGTTGAGCAGAATCAAATAATtcgagcggaggttgagaagctcctggaggccggccacatacgcgagtgcaattcccgagctggctcgcaaacgtAGTGCTTGTCTCCAAGCCaaacaacaaatggagagtctgcatcgactttcgggacatgaacaaagcatgcccaaaagaCTTTTATCCCCTACCCAGAATCGATCAGATGATAGATTCAACCGCTGGGTGTGAGCTAATATGTATGATGGATGCGTACCAAGGATACCACCAGGCGCCGCTCGCCCGCGAGGAccaggaaaaagttagcttcatcacggcggacgacacctactgctacaacgtgatgtcgTTCGGCTTGAAGAATGCTGGGGCCACTTACCAACGCcttatgaacaaagtattcaggcggcagatcgggcgcaacatggaggtatatataGACGATATATTGATTAAATCGCTCCAGGTTGTTGATCTCTGTGCAGACATAAAGGATACTTGCCATACGCTGTGAATGTACGGAATCAAGCTCAACCCCCAGAAATGTTTGTTCGGCGCCAAGAGCGGGCATTTCTTGGGATACATTATGATCGAGCAGGGCATTGAGGCTAATCCAAGCAAGGTTAAAGAACTACAAGATATGATACCACCGAGAAACCTAAGGGAGGCGCAACGtcttaccggtcggataacagcttTATCAAGGTTCATTTCGAAGTCTACTAACCGGAGCCTACCGTTTTTCAAGATCCTGCGTCGAGCCACGaagttccagtgggacgaagagtgcgatcgggcattcgaggagCTCAAAGCTTATCTCAACTCCTTACCAGTGCTAGCCAAGCCGATAGCCGGTGAAGCCCTTAAGATTTACCTATCCTCAACCGACCACGCGGTCGGCTCGGCCCTTGTAAGGCCGGACGACGAGGAACAACCtgtatacttcttgagccatatattaaaagacgTTGAATCCCGCTACTCCAGTCTCGAGAAACTCGCCTTTGCACTAATCCTTGTCGCTCGGAGGCTCCGCTCGTATTTTCTCGTGCACACCATCATAGTAATGACCAATAGCCCATTGAGCAgggtcctcctcaatccagaagcatcagggcggctgatcaagtggaccacGGAGCTCAGTGAGTTTGATATTCAGTATCAGCCTCGGACAGCCATAAAGGCACAATCTCTAGCTGACTTCATCACCGAGGTGCAATACCCCGAGCCCGAAGTCACTTGGAAGGTGTCCGTGGATGGGTCTTCCGCCCGGCAAGGGAGTGGGGTGGGAATACTACTGATCTCCCCCAAAGAAGAACGGATGCAGTTATCTGTTCGGCTGGACTACCGAGCAACCAACAATGAGGCCGAGTACGAGGCTCTCATAGCCGGGCTGCAAGCCGCTCGGCACATGGGTGCCATCAGAGTTTTGATTCATTCAGACTCACAGTCAGCCGCCCAGCAGCTCTCCGGAACGTTCGAgatcaacaacgctcggctcaggctctacgctgaggccttcgaaaagTTGAAAGCCAATTTCAAGGAAGTAGTTATAAGGAAggtaccccgagcggagaatcaaGTGGCAGACGAGCTGGCGAAACTGGCCAGCTCCATATCGCCGATCGTCATTCAGCGGCCGATTGAGCAGGCTACCCTCGTGGCCcatatcgatcggatggagggactcACCTTTCCCAACGATTGGAGAACGATGCTAATAGAGTTTCTGCGAGCAGGAGCTACGCCTTCTGACCAGGAGGAGGCTCACCCGCTAAGAAGGCGAGCGGGCAGATTCACATTAATTGGAGATCAgttatacaagaaggctttctctcgacCGCTTCTCAAGTGCGTCGGACCAGAAGACATCAACTACATACtgcaggaggtacaccaaggctctTGCGATGAACATCCAGGTGGTCGTTCGCTGGCAAGGAAGATCTTGctggctggatacttttggccaacccttcAAGAGGACGCTGCTCGGACCGTGTCCACTTGCCTATCCTGCCAAAAATACCACAGTCTCTCACACCGTCCGACGGGGGAAATGAAGACATCCTCggtatcctgcccgttcgaccagtagGGCCTGGACATAGTGGGGCCCTTCCCCATGGTGACCAGTCAACAGAAGTTTTTACTCGTCGCCgttgattacttctccaagtgggtagaagCCGAGCCGCTGGTCAAGATCACCGAatagatggtcaagaagttcatctggcagcacctTATTTGTCAATTCGGCATCCCGCGTTGGCTCATCTCAGACAACGAGAGACAGTTCGTCGGCCGGCAACTCAGAGAGTGGTGCGAAGGGTACGAcatccagcaggccttcacctcagtggcttaCCCCTAGAGCAATgggcaagccgaagtagccaatcgggagatcctgtgGATCCTCCGAGTTTGACTCGACCACGTCGGGGGCAGCTGGGTGGACGCACTTCCAGGCGTATTGTGGGCAATCCGAACGATGCCGAAGGAGGGGACAggtgtcacgcctttccacttggtgtatgggggTGAGACAGTCTTTCTAGTGAAGTCGGAATAGAATCTGACCGGGTGCAGCAGTACGACGTGGACAACGTCGAGCGGAGACAACTGGAGCTTGATTTGGTGGATGAGACGCGCGCCAAGGCGGCCGCTCAGATGGCGGCCTACCAGCAAAGAATAAGGCAGAGCTACAATCGGCGGCTGATCCCTCGATCCTTTCAGGTCAGCGACCTAGTATGGAAAAAGGTCAAGCTAGTCGGCGATGTCAGCAAGATGGAGGCTCCATGGGTCGGGCCATTCAAGATCGTGGAGAAACTCTGCTCGGGAGCTTACTATTTAGAAGATGAGAATGGACGACGACTGGAACGTCCGTGGAGTGCGATCCATCTCCAGCtctaccgagctgggtgaaaggtgcgccgatgtattTAGTGTCATGTATCTTTTCTTTGCCCTGTGCCTTTTGATTACAGGGATAGAATCGAAAAGCAAAGGATTGCAATATCATTGATAAACGGTCGGGcaaccttgaagaccgtcgagcggcgacgttaaacgccagagccgaaccggcggctataaatacccaccttgaagatcgtcgagcggcgacgttaaacgccagagccgaaccgacagctataaatacccggcttgaagaccatcgagcggcgacattaaacgtcagagccgaaccggcggctataaatacccggcttgaataccgtcgagcggcgacgttaaacgccagaggcgagcggtgactataaagcTCTGCCTTTGCATCATTTCAATTTAATATGGGTCCTCTGGAAAAGAGGGAGGCGATCCTGAACTTGATTGTTGAGCAGCAGCTCAAAGATCAAAAGACGTGAGGATCTCACAAATTAAGTAGCAATCGAGGGAACAGGTAACTCACTCGGATATACACAACGATAGAACAAGCAAAAAAAGTGTTCATCAATCAAAATAGGCCGAACGACGAGTACATGCATTAAAATAAGCCGAGCGGCTAGTACATATTAACGACTACTCTAGATAATCAAAGATATCATCGGGGATCTTGGTAAGGAGCCCGGTATGGTCACGGACGGGAATGGTGAAATCTTCAGGAAGATGACCCTTGGTCTTCAGATAATCAACGGTGGCAGTGATGGCCGACTTGAACGCTCGGACAAGATGATCGCAAGCTTTCTCTACGAATTTCTCCGAACGGATGTAGTTCTGCTGCATGACAGCGAACCGGCCaggctcggcctcctgatattctttgagggCGGCTCGGGAGGCCTCAAGAGTGCCTTGAAAGGTCTTCAGGTCATCCTGGAGAGCGATCACCTCAGCCGAGCGGCCAGGCTTCTCGGCGATAAGTAGGTCAGTCAACTCTTTGACCTTCAGCTCGAGCGCTCGGGCCTCGACATTCTTTGCCTCCAGGTCGGTTACGGCCCGATTGTAAtaccaaaaattctcaaatcaattttataaatattctatgattttttttgaaattttagaatattttaatgaaattttaggagtagcagaagtagtaaaaataaataaaaacgtaaaatagcctaagcgggaatcgaacccgagacctagcgaaccctatgccttatagggtgacttagtaaccaggaggccccagcaggggtgtgctgaaaggaaaggagagcaattatatttaaaGTCTAGTTGGGTGgtattatcacttaatataaatagggaaattaagtggagagttattatttttaacgacaattctcctctccctcaaaccctcacccgccgacccctcttccttcctcacctctcggcgcccaagtccaaaacacctagggttccatccctagggtcgtaggagtaccttgcggtgacaactccggcacgaggacgctcctctccgcgagaagaacgcatagacgtgagaagatcatcgaagagatctcttctccggaaaacctagcgattggattgtaagaaaaactagcACAGGAagtgagtaacccctcacctgcagtataagtagctatttgtATGTTTCTATGCTTTAGTTTTGTCATATGCAAATCCATCGGTacgtagggtgtgaattagtgcacaccaagtgcttgatgaaatggttagcacagctaaatgccacagtaggcattttaatagtttagttaaatgtggtagatgcatttaaatagtatacttagccttgcttcagcttatatgggactacggtccaatgggtgggctcccacagtcgcctctaggttcagataacctaattcTAAGTTCAGATAACATAGtgaaagcaagataagataaaccagtttataaacagtattttactttatcagaggcactgtactggactctcagatgtccttgggttgggctcccacagtcgtccctaggtttagataacctagtaaaccctactaaattcgggtcttgcaacctcgggtctagttagggttgcgcgcatagcaagtacagttgccgggcccaacagcagcatgattagtatttttatctacttatgaaactagttttcaaacttcacaactagatatgtgaatacaacttagcttcagtttagttttctcatTTGTTATAACAATTAGCTTAGCTTGtgtatcgatttagttagcttgttgatacaatgGATAGCTTTTTATTCAGTATTTGTTAGCATGACTTACatgttcatatgccatgttttagtgttTTCAGCATGATTATTAGCATAtttatcagcatagcatcttttaaaaagaagcatgatttcttcgaatgcatgtttttgtgaggtagatggtttcttactaagctcccaagcatatagtttcattttccttatactgcagataaaggcaagggaaagatggattagcggaggctggaggtcattGCAATCAGACGTGTGTGGaagaggaacctggaataaagatctttggagaaactagcaaattTAAGAACTTAGCATTTCCTTTATGTTATTCCTTTATGCACTTTAGTTATTTAAGTGTCTTGGATCATAAAAGTTATGCATAGATtgttagttgtcatgatattagatagctaatCATGAGTAATAACATGTCTAATAGTAGTGTGGTGGTTGGAGTTGAGTCACTGAAGATTCTGTACGAAGTCGGGACTAATTTATGCAGAAATcataaacccaatcgatcagccgatcgattgagtagtcctcaatcgatcagccgatcgattggaagaagtccccgcgaacagagagcttctgaatcgatcagccgatcgattgagcagccctcaatcgatcagcggatcgatcgaGGAGGAACTGTTCGCAtacagaaagctgatgaatcgatcagctgatcgatcgaccatggatcgatcaaccgatcgatcggggaatttgCTCCCGCGAAGATTgaccaggctggatcgatcaaccgatcgatccagaaattcttccgtgcacagtagcatgctgaattgatcagtggatcgatcagacaactctaatcgatcagctgatcgattggagtgtctgatttcagctggaagggttTCATTTCAATTATTAAATAGAAAGTTTAGATTCCCTTCCTTAGTATATGTGCAACTTTAGAAGTGTACAGTCATTAGCAAAAAGTTTTAATCAGTTCAGTTTTCCGCAActtatagttagcacagcataatgtgacggtccggcctcgcagcctagttcagtaggaggcgggtcgttacagagtggtatcagagaaaagttccatacttccttcacacacacatcagcattaaaCCTGcatcttccaagtaagaatacctctcactttattatattcttgctttcatgtttatagataactgtaGTATGTTCATGTATGATAGTatctaacatgatagtagtaattatataaacatgattgtattagttatgtatgtctaTCTCTCtagaaatggtacgaggacgcccagctagaaagacaccagttacTGATCcctagcatgaggcaggcagctcagtgcctcctccagaccttacagcagtagtggctcagttacagaaacagctagctgaacagcaacaggagatagccaccctaagggctagtcagcagaacactcccactgtcactcccgaacctaacttagcaaccccagcaGTTGTAGAGGTtgcaccagtccaacctacagcaccagtagccccaacagcaggggcaagaagagaagcctatatgatccagtggtagaaaattaagccagagaatttctcaggcactagtgaaccatgggatgctcaagcctggttcaaaacactggagagtacgatggagcttctggactggccagagtttgaaaaggtgaaatgcgcctcattctgtctgacaggagacacatgtatgtggtgggagagaattaaagcgaagcgcccagtgaaccagatgacatgggctgacttcgagagagaattctttgaagagttctttcacatgcgggtcacaaaccgccactacgacgagttcacggaatttcgccagggcaacctttcagttgaggaagccatgaagaaattcaacagattggctcgtctatgccctgaactagtcagcactgaaagagaacgagtccggttgatgctcaagatgctaaggctggaaatagcaatgaacgtggccagcggcgtACATAGGCCgaaaaccactgaagaactggtaagtagtgctctaaccaccgagcattaccagaatagcatcaagcagcaaaagcaagtcctctcagagtccaaaggtcaagGAGAGTCAGGTACTCAGaagcaccagggccacagctctactggaaagggaactccagtaacaaacgcaaaccagggagttacccaaaaggaggaccaactagtaaacaacctagttatcccaagtgttctacttgtagGAAATTCcatccaggagtttgtcgcaagggcacacgaggatgctttaaaTGTtgccaagaagggcatatggctaagcaatgtccgaacaagaccagttttcctccaccgcagccgattcagtacggaggtaacccagcacaattacatcagatgcaggctgctatacatggtccacatatcagtcagggtagactagaagccccctcagctacgacgaacgcgaggatctactcactcaccagagaggacgtagcgaatgtctcgacagttgttacaggttagatcagtattttacagcaaagtgcaactgtcttattcgatactggggcaaccgattcttatatatccagggcattcgccgaaaagttagcaataactCCAGATACacttagtggtcagtttttgataacattgccttcaggagagatcatggcatccacgcactggcttcgAGCATtgcagtcattatagcagacagagaaagTGATCctatagtgctagatatgactgactacgatgtcattttgggaatgaactttctgatcaaatacggtgcctccatagagtgtcgtaaacagaaagttgtattccaacctgaagcaggagtgcagtgtGGTTACATCGAAGAactaaagagaaaagccaagaagtttctctcagctctgaaagcacaaaaACTACTAGatacaggatgtacgggattcttagcacatgtagtcaataccaggcAGAACAAGGACCAAGaactagaagaggtccgagttgtatgtgactacccagcagtcttccctgaggagttaccaggtctagcaccagacagggagattgaatttgagatagagctcatcctcggtacgaatcccatctccaaatcaccctatcgcatggctccagccgaactgaaggaacttcaggagcaactacaggagctactcgacaagggcttcatacgctctagtcactcaccatggggagcacctgtattgttcgtgaagaagaaggacgggagcatgcgcttgtgtatagactaccgagcactaaaccaggtcacgattaagaataggtatcctcttcccaggatagatgacctgtttgatcagctaaagggagcagcagtgttctctaaaatagacctcagatcggaatatcaccaggttagagttaaagaaggtgacatacccaagacagcgttcaggaccagatacggacattatgagttcgtagtcatgccctttggcgtgacaaatgctccagctactttcatggacctcatgaacaaagtattcagggaatacttagataagtttgttatcgtattcatcgacgacattcttatctattccagaactcaggaagaacacgcagaacacctgaagatagtactgtagACTCTCcaacagaaccagttgtacgccaagttcatgaaatatGAATTCtagctcgatcaggtatcctttctgggtcacatcatctccaaggatggtgtcatggtagaccccagaaaaatagaggctgtgagtaactggaaaagacctaagaacgcccatgaaatcagaagctttctgggactagcaggctattatagaaagtttgtagaggatttctccaggatagcctccccactgaccgctctcaccaggaagaatagaaaatttcagtggacagcggactgtgagaacagcttcatagagctgaaaagaagattgaccagtgctcccattctgactctaccagaaaacaccgatagctttgatatttacagtgatgcctctaaattgggactaggagctgtactgatgtaaaatggcaaggtggtcgcctatgcctccagacaactcaaggactatgagaggaattaccctactcatgacctcgagcttgtagcagttgtgttcgccctcaaaatttagagacattacttgtatgaagctcagtgtagagtgtatacagatcatcagagtctgaagtacttcttcactcagaaggatctgaatatgcgacagcgaagatggctcgagctggtcaaagattatgatatagacatcctctaccacccaggaaaagccaataaggtggcagacgcacttagcaggaagtctagtgccaccttactatccctagcagccatgtcaccgcccctacaaaaggagatcacagatttcggtctcgaacttatagtgggacagctccctactatgacattagcgtctaccctgcttggtgatatACAGACAACCCAGGATCAGGacactgaaattcagaaaatcaagtaagggttagcagaatcaaaaagtgaagagttcagagtatcagatagtggggtactgtattttggtgatagactatgcgtttcggatcaggaggaactatggaggaagattctagatgaggctcacaggactccttatgcgatgcatcctggttccatcaaaatgtaccaagacctaaagggacgtttttggtggcctgagaTGAAAAGAGACGTCGCTAGGTATgccagcacctgtctgacctgtcagagggtcaaggccgAACACCAgggaccaggaggagttttgcagcctattcagatcccagaatggaagtgggaagatatttccatggatttcatagtgggattacccagaaccacgagtggttttgatgccatctgggtaatagtcgacagattgactaaatcagctcacttcttaACTATCAGGATAtcttactccatggagcagctagctcagttgtatctcaaggagattgtcagactacatggagtcccacggaccatcatttcggacagagacagtagattcacatcacacttctgggagtgtgtacagttagcattgggcactaagttaaaatttagcacagctttccatccacagacagatgatcaaacagagcgagtaaatcaggtactcgaagatatgctccgagcatgtgccctagacttcaagggaagttggtgcaaatatctgagtttagcaaaatttgcatacaacaatagctatcaggccactatcgatatgacaccttacgaggctctctatgggcggaggtgtagatctccaatctgctggtatgaaagtggtgaacagaaagaactagaacttcagacagatctagtagtagataccacagcagctatacagcagatccgccagaggatggagacaactcagagccgccagaaaagctatgctgatacacagcgtcgacccttagagttttcagttggggatatagTATTCctccgagtagctcccatgaagggagtggtgcattttgggaa
Coding sequences:
- the LOC122048891 gene encoding uncharacterized protein LOC122048891, with translation MYGIKLNPQKCLFGAKSGHFLGYIMIEQGIEANPSKVKELQDMIPPRNLREAQRLTGRITALSRFISKSTNRSLPFFKILRRATKFQWDEECDRAFEELKAYLNSLPVLAKPIAGEALKIYLSSTDHAVGSALVRPDDEEQPVYFLSHILKDVESRYSSLEKLAFALILVARRLRSYFLVHTIIVMTNSPLSRVLLNPEASGRLIKWTTELSEFDIQYQPRTAIKAQSLADFITEVQYPEPEVTWKVSVDGSSARQGSGVGILLISPKEERMQLSVRLDYRATNNEAEYEALIAGLQAARHMGAIRVLIHSDSQSAAQQLSGTFEINNARLRLYAEAFEKLKANFKEVVIRKVPRAENQVADELAKLASSISPIVIQRPIEQATLVAHIDRMEGLTFPNDWRTMLIEFLRAGATPSDQEEAHPLRRRAGRFTLIGDQLYKKAFSRPLLKCVGPEDINYILQEVHQGSCDEHPGGRSLARKILLAGYFWPTLQEDAARTVSTCLSCQKYHSLSHRPTGEMKTSSVSCPFDQ